Genomic segment of Notolabrus celidotus isolate fNotCel1 chromosome 1, fNotCel1.pri, whole genome shotgun sequence:
AGAAATGCAGCAGCCATCCTGTTGCTTCACCATTAACGCAGAACTCTGACATCCAAAAGTTATATTCTACCAGCTCCACACCAGGACAGCTCATCTTACCCTGCAGAGCTTCACACCTTTGTCAAGCTGAGACATCAAGACTTAAATATGTGACGTCAAGTGTCGCTGTAGCGCACAGGCAATTTGCAGAAACCACGACAACCACAACATGCCTTCGAGATAATCCTGCTAGgttgtgcagcactttagtACAGCCTACGAAACCTGCAGGTGCATCAGAATCTATGCATTCAACCAGATCTGCTCCATCGATGCTCACCAACTCACCTGTCACAGCTACAATAACCACAGCAAACAGTCAGATATCTACTGCAGCAATTACAGCTCTGCCTCAACCTCGTCAACCTGACCACAAGcctgctctctcacacacacaactctgTCCCCTATCAGACCCGTCAGGACCTATCACCGGCTCAAACACACCAGTAGTACCCTGTCATATCGTACCACTGGACCAGTCGCAGTCAGCTGCTCAGAATGTGTTTCATGTCCACACAGCAGATCTGCAGATTTGCCTCCAGATCATATCTGACGAGCAGTTAGCTCTCATGGAGCCCCAGATCGAGAGGCAGGTAGCAAGTGCCCCAGAAGTGATTCAGAGTGAAGCCCAAAGTCCTGGTAGTAGCCGTGTCGAAAGGGACCATCAACAGTCAGGGTTTGGACAGGACTCACACCAAAGTAAGCCTTTACCCGTGGATACAGTGAAATCTCAACTATCTGTACAATCTGTGGAGACAGAGTCAAAACTGACTGAACTCAGTAACTCCACTCATGCCGGAGCATTAGCCGAATCAAAGCCTCCTAAAGCTCCAGATTCATCGCAAAACCCACGCAATTACATTCCTGTAAACACAgtcacagagactcagagctcTACAGGCAATGTTATGTCAACTGCAGCTTCACATGTAGGTGTAAAGTCAGGACGGAGCCAAACTTCACAAAAGGAACATGACCTCTCTCTGAACTGTTGTGGCGAGGGGCAACTTTCACCGGATATCAGGGTCAGCCAAGGTGGACTATTCTCTCAACAACTCTCAGGCCAACACAATCTCAGcgtgacctctctctctcacagcacGGCGAATCAGAAAAGCTTGAAAAGTGGAATCCTGGAAAAAGAAATCCAACAAACATGTATATGGAATGTAGACACAGGAaacactgctgcacacacaaacagcagcttagAAAGTGAAAGCCAGCAGCTTCCCCAGGATGTGCTCGCTCAGGCCTCCACTGCTGCAAGTGTGACTGAACACTCTGGTTCAGTTTTGACTTTTTCTGTTAATAAATGCAAAACCTCAATACAGTTGAACCCTCAAGCGTCGGTCCACTTCAGTGATCCAGTGGAGTCCACATTACCAGTGGCTGAGAGTTCATCCAAACATGCAATCCTGGGATGTGAAAGGGTGGGTCCTCCTGAGAAAATGAGCCTAACTGAATCAAAGAATGTAATCAGCTCAGCTCAATGTGGTACGATTCCCTCTAACACCAAGACGGAAACACTCAGAGACAACCAGGCTGTGCTGACAGGCATCCAAAGCCCCCCTGAAGGTATATGTAACCCCTTATTGTTCTATAATGTTCCCTCCTGCATGAAAGTTAAagttttacagtgcagtgtgtgtttatcttaGATAGGACCCTCTGATTCAAACTTTCATTTATAGTCCCTACATTTTGGCAGCAGCTGAAAGTTCACTCCATGGACTTCACTGCCCTCAGAGCCTCAGTTCACTGGTTATTTGGGCCTTTGAATATTCCCTCTGTTTGATAAAACAATGAGGCTTAATAAGCAAAAGAGCCTTATGTCAAAACCAGGATTatatggggcgctgtttgtaaagttgcgcaaactgaaaataacagcaacatttctccacatttagttcaaaaacatcataaaaacgtagtgtgaattttaaaaagtcacttttttttaatcacatttagaggaatatttgtgatctttttcacaatatattttgttgtgacacatatatttaagttaaaatcattgttaaatctaaatgctaaatataaatcttaatgctaaatttaaatgttaaaagttaaatcctaatgttaaattataaatctaaatggGGCGCCGACGGGTTCCAGTCCAGCCTGCGTCCTctctcctgcatgtcattccccgactctctccacatttcctACACTATCAACTGGCCTCTCCTCTATAagataaaggtgtaaaagccccaaaaatataacttaaaaaaaacaaataaatacaaattataaatctaagtgttaaatgttaaatccaaatgttaggttataaatctaagtgttaaatataaatctgattgttaaatgttcaatctaaatgttgaatgttcaatctaaatgttaaatataaatatacagattaaatgttacatataaatgttgactgttaaacataaatgatgaTGCTTAATGAAgcatttattttggtacttcgactaggtgtgaatttgcatattagctaaatatttaggatcacagagcaacatttaacatttagatttaacatttaacatttatattcacctTTTACATTGAtattcatatttagcatttagattcatCAGTGATTGTAATTTGAACATATTGGTCATAACAAAACTAAATgtgatcacaaatattgctctaaatgtgactcataaaaattcactctacattctaatgacgttttggagctaaatgtggagaattgttgatttattttcagtgtgcacaactttacaaacggcagCCCATAGGTTGAAGTATCTATATTTCACACTATATTGATGTGGTGAATGTTGCAATACAAATTAGAGGACAGGGGAAGTGAAGCTTGTTGTCCTTGAGGTGTCAACACTGTGGCTCACATCACTTTTCCCTCGTGGCCTTGAGTACATTCAGTCCTGTGAAGACtttctgatttgatttaatcccctttattagaaaaaaataagagaattAAAAAAGGCTAAATTCATGGAAACTCTAAGGTGGATGTGCAAAGCTGCATTAATACTTTTTGTCATGGATAACAGAATCAACAAAACGATACTGCATTTGCTTTCAGTAATAGATTTAGATTCAAGCACAGGAATCAGAAAGGGACCAGTTTCACCACAAGGTGGCAGTATAAGTCCAACAATGGGTAGAGTTGAGGCCCTGCTTGTTTGTCCTCTTTAAAGCCACTTTGTGTCGCCTtaatgagaaacaaaacaaccttCTGGTAGCTTGCTTTACAATCCAAGCAATGAAATGAGATTTCTGGTCCATGTGTGTTCCATTTTCACCTTTGTTTTCCTTCGTACTGGGATGTGAGCTGGCCCCAGCCCACACAGGGAACTCTCTTCTTTAAAACTGTCACTTGATCCTCCTCCCAGCACACGACTCCAATTAACTAAAAATGAGAGTTGAAGGAGCTTCAGTGATTACAGACAAAGAGGAAGTTCAAAGGCCGTCCTGGGGGGCACGGGGTCAACAGATGAGTTAGCCGTCTGGCTGAGGTGGAACAACAAACATAGAGACTTATCACTGAGACTAGACTCCAGACGCGTCATGGAACTGACAATATATTCACTTTAAATCCAATTGTTCTGCACATTAGCGTTTCTAATGCCAGGGACATTCCTCTGCCCCTTGTTTGCAGGAGCATTAAAGTGGCAGTGATGGGAAACTTTGAGTGGATGGgacagaggagaaggaagagcaaagaaaaatctgcagaacccatttgttttttcataaaGACATAGACTGTTCTACCCTCTCCTTATATTACATcacatttattaaaataatgtgaCTTCTCTATAAGAAAAAAGGTCACGTTATGAGCTGGTCGTGTGCCATTAGCTTGACtcttatattaaatatatacatatataaatataaatatatatatatatataaatatttacagCATAATCCCCTCCCTCGTTTCCAGGTGAATTAAACTGACTGAAGAGAGTTAACACTGTTGATTCACTTTACTAAAGATAATGTTTTCCTTTCCAAAGAGCTTATGGAGGGAGCCCCTCTGACAGGATCGGCGGCCATGGAGGGGTCACACACTCGGGGACAAGGAGAGGCCTCTGCCAGCACAGATGAGagactgcagcagagagaggaggctgaagaGACAAAGCAGCGATGCCTGAAAGAACAGGGGGTGATGGAAGAGGATGAAAGAGGAGTGATCGAGAAGGATGAACAGGAAGAAGAGCAGGGCGAGGCCGAGGCTGACCCCAGGTACACATGTTTACGAGAATCAACGACGCCAGAGGTGAGACTAATGACTTGTTACCACATTTAAAAGTACAGTCCAAACACACGAGATGACTCATTTTAAGATCCTAAAGATTAGTAACTGTGCAGCTGCTTCGTCCATCTGACCTCACACCTGTTTATTCTCAcacactatacaaataaacacaaagctcTCCTAAAAGAGCACAAGCAACAGAGTTATGAAGCAGAATTTTCCCAAAGCAGACTCTAACAGTTCAGGACTCTCTCCAATCCAGCATTCCTTCTAAATACTCTTTTATTGATATTCTCAACTCCTCATAATCTCCATAAATCCCTCACTGCCAGATTTATTCAGATTGCTCTGATCGGAGAATCAAGTGGAAGCAGGTTGCAGGCTTATCTGAGTCGCTCCGACGTGGGTCTGTTTATCATTTTTGAAGACTTTTTCCAAAAGAAAGAATTAGACGTACACACAAGAAGTTCTGTCAAATACAGAATGTATCAACGagccacacacagagacaagtcAGAGACAAATGACAAGGATCTATGAGTGTGTTACCAAAGTTTGACACATCAGTTATCAACAGCAGCTGACAGATGTTACTTTATCAGAAATGTGTTGAATTTATGAAGAAATATCATGGTTGAGGTTTAGCTGAAAAACAGTGCTGGTGCTCCACTAATCAGACGTGTCCCCGAGGGTGAGTCATCATAACTCCTACTCTCAGAGATATGACACATTAAGCTTTGTGGTATTTGAGCAATGCTGGAAGTTTACAAGAACCTTTGATGGAGGGATGACAATGATTGAATTCTTCATGACAATAATATTCCTCCTCATTTTCTGCTCTTATCAGAAAGGCAACAGAAAGGTCGAGGAGGATTCTTTCAGAGACTCTTCACTAACCAAGCAGCATCCTCAGGATCTTTCCCAGACGCACTCAGGAATGTCTGAATATCCTTCACCGCACGCTCAGCGAGCTTCAAGCGTCTCAAATGACTTTAATTTACCTGCAAGCTGCAGTCAGACGAGACCTCTTAGTTATCCGCAGCTCCCATTGGACACAAACAACTTCTACTTCTCGCAACAACACTGGGACAGCAATGCCATTCATAACCTTCAAACGCAGAACGTATGCAAATCAAATTCACGTCAGCATATCAAAGCACAGGTTCAATTCATGGACACACAGGACGCTTTGTCACAAAGTGAGACACATCTCCCGCAAAGTCAAACGTTTTCACAACAGGACCAAAAACAGGGAAACACCACTGCAGGTAACACCACAGAGGTCAGCTGTTGTTCACAGTTAACTCCAGAGAGTCACAAAAGTTCCACAACATCATCATCCACACAACCCAGCCAAGAGTGTGTTTCTGCTCAGGTCAGCAGAGCTACAGCTGGACTGACAGTGGACACCCAGGTGTCACACAACAATGTGCTGGATAGTAACACTGCACACCCTGTGACACATCCTGAGGATTACACAGCACTACAGGACCACATGAGTCAGAGCAGTCACTGCGAGAGATCAGACAGTACCAACAAATACCAGTCTTTCTTCTTGGCCGGCCAGATTCACGGCTACCAGCCAGAGTGTGTGACCGGCGGAGTGAGGCCGGTGCAGAGCTGCCAGGACTACACAGAGGACACCAGCAGCAGTGACGACGAGGGGAAGCTGATCATTGAACTTTGAGTGAACATACAGGCAATGCAACTTgggtttatttctgatgtacaGAAGTGTTTAAAGGCAAATTTGCTCTGGAGGCAGGAATAATAACAGtggctgaggaagaggaaggtgcACCGAGTCAGAATATGGATCAAAAACTTacttttccccctttttcaCATAGCTAGCAAGGAGAACATGACCTTATATTAGATTCATCCCTTTCCAAAAACCCTTCTCTTGTCATCCTCCAAGGTTTAGCTTTTACTTTCACATTGAGTCCATTATGATTATCAATAATGGTAATCTGATTTAATCTGATCTGATGGAAAATTGTGTAAATCAGTCTTTCTCTCAGTTTATCGGTGTCACCATAAAGTCAGCGATGTGTTAATCATGTGTGATTAACGTGGGAACATCCTGAGCTGGAATAATTGGAGGTGTTTTCATTCTTGCTGTTACGCCAACTTGGTAAGAATGAGACATGTAGGGACCTGCCCTAAAGATGGAAACCCCCAGAGAAATGCTCAAGGCATGTTTGTGAACACTGattattaattttaaaatatacactaccagtcaaaagtttggaaacaccttctcattcaaaggtttttatttattttaattatttgaaacactgtagattaataccaaagacatcaaaactatgaaagaacatatgtggaattattgaatgaacaaaaaagtgttaaacaaagcagaatatgttttatattttagattctgtaaagtagccccctttttccttcatgacagctttgcacactcttggtgttctctcagtctgcttcacaAGCAGAGTGGTTTACAAATATAGCTGCAAGCAGGTTTGGGAATCTCACTCATCCCTGTTTGCATAATCTAAACCAGGGCCCCATGTTTTAAATGCATCAAGGTCAAATAGCTGgtttaaaatctaaaatgagCTGACATTGACATATTATTGCTCTGTTAGCAGGCAGCTTCACTCATGACAGGATTCCTCCTCTTTGACCTCTTCTTTTTTAACTACTCCGATGACTGTTTGCAGCCGCAGTGTGACTCCTGCTCTTGAACACACCCACTGAGATTACTCCTGCCCCAGAGAAATGTTGTACCATTTCCGTTCTGCTTACACATGCTTAATTTGCCATATTTATGTCTACCAACCCACACTCACTCTCGCTCATAAATTGCACTTTGTAACCTCTCCAGACAGCACCTGCGTGTGTGAATCACGCACACATGCTGCCAAAGACCCATTAAGTTGATCTCTGCTGCCAATCAGATCACACAGGTGAAGCAGGCTCTGGCTGGGGGGACGTGACCCTTTTCTAAGTCTGGCTTTTTGTAATGAGTCATCAGCTCTACCAGAgatcacagcagcaggaaatgtgtgtatgtaacCCTATATGTACATACCCACAGCTATAGCTCCATGCTGACTTGCTTGTCAATCCTCAGCAAATTAGTGGTGATAAAGCTTTATGGACACGAGGGGTGGACGTGTTCATGTGTTCAGGCCTGTTTGACATGTTAGATAAGTTAATACTGATGTTTGACTCAGAGGGAAGTAAGAGCACAaaaatgtgaacatgtttacttcAAAAGCTGATAAATTATTGTGTTACaaattaaattgttttaatttgatgtttttttcattttctagttTTATATCACTGCTCTATATTAAATGTACAAATAGTTTACAAAACAAATGaatctttcttcatttttttgcagaaagtttagttttaatccatgcaaacaaagaaaaaacatcaaaccaaacaaactgaaaaacattGTACCCTGAAATCATACACtgtcaaaacaaaaaagctgtgaaaactcaaaattttaaGGCAattgtctgcactagatttttgagttttgaggctaactagaaatcttacatctTACTTTGAGTCAGctgattagtttttgttgagataacttattcACATGTAGTTTAACTTAAAGtattgagttctacatactaagaagggaaagttgtgccaacttattattgtttgttcagaagaTGTCCCTTTGTTACTGACCGTTACTGCACCATTTTCACACTTGCAAGGTAGCGAGCTAATGgtcaaggcggctaactattggtaatgaccatgccttattaaactaactaaacaaattaaagttacattaaccggtaatcaactcaccatcaactgaccaactgtaaagctagagtttcaatacaatactcaaaccaaatactcacctttagggcgataacatccacacaggacaggagagatggcgccacatgtggggaaagtgtggaagacccctggagatttgagttggagaccccgttctttgcctgaagcatactcaaataatttagccgagcctcaaacccataatttcaagttttgccaacctaacttatgaaatgagaccaattTTACACAATAAACTtcatacaggtagttgagataactactttgatgtagctagaaacaaaatggaacatttttagtttacttaaccaaaaaaatcattttccggccaacaattttaagtttacatttttacagtgcagcatGAGTCTGCTTCACAGTTAAACTACTGAATATTTTAATaaacaataaagtaatatctacTTAAAATAGAAATTAATGACTCTCACAgaatatacagtcatggccttGGATGTTTGTAGGTTTATCCATCACATGCTaccattaaaatgaaattacaGTGAAATCTAACTCAATGGttccctccaaaaacaaaaaaaaacagcattcgAGTTACCAGTCTGTGATGGCCCTGTCAtaccttgacgatttagccagcgcTTGCCAGAGTATAAAAAAATTGGCGAGTACGCTGGCGTACGTTGCATAAGTTATAGgtaagttttgtataagttaagagcatGCAAAGCACGCTGGTATACATTGAGTACATCAACGTTTGGATTATACGTCCGGCACacgcctgccataagttgtaggtaaATTCTGCGATGGttgacacacattcacacatgtagaactgtgtgtctgcgtgtgtgtgagtgtgagagtgagaaGCCTTGaagccctcactcagtgtcaaacagcagagcctctgaaacagaagctgaagccagcatgtcggagtctgccggtgttcaacgataaatctgatgttgttgaattaaacagttcaaaatgtgatgtttttgaaaGCGCAGTCAACAAGTGTAACTTcctgtaaagagcagaggctgtgttcctgctggtttcactcctctgaaaCTCTCCGTGgctcttacaaagagagactgcagagtttttaataacacacaccttttttaatcaccaatgaagagcatctcatttcaaaacATATACATCATCATTAACGAGCGGCAGCCTTTTATACACTTTGTCGGCATTATTACACTGCAGCGcgctttgcacaagtggactttagttgggcataagttatgaatatgcTTGAATATGCTATGTATACACCCAAAACTGGAAAAAACATCAGCGTATGTTAGTGTTTTGgaggcattttgatacgtcAGGAAAAcactggctaaatcgtcaagctgtgacagggccattaggttggatctttttttttttaagttatattttttgggcattaTTGCCTttgtttgataggacagctgaagagacaccgGAAATGAGgtgagcagagagcgggggaagacatgcagcaaaggccGGGAGTTAAACCTGCGATTGCTGcaatgagggctatagcctctgtatgcttagactgctagaccAACAACGCCCCAAGGTTGGGTCTTTTTAAAGCCACATAGAGGCCTCaacctttttcctctctcctgtcagaTCAGTATAAAAACAGGTTTAAAAGGCTGAATGGTGCCTTCAAGTTTGCTGGATAGTGCCTTGTTAAAAATGCTGTCACATCAAATGTTACGTccattttaagataagatattattttattgatcccagtggggaaattcagttgATGCAGCAGCCCAGTACAATCGAGAATaagttaaaataagtaaaagtaaaataagtaaaaaataaaaatagataaataaaagaatacagatttaagatatatacaaatgttacaaatagtAGTAATTTCAGGCAGTATTataaatgattcagtagtgaaggttgacatggtgagattatggtttggttatgacagattaagcaatagaATAAATagatatgtaagggataatgtatggttagtaGGTTGTTATGGAAAAAAGAATCCCGAAAGGGTAATAAGCGGGTGGTCAAGACCCACTTATTACTCGGCTTCTaacttaaaatataaacacgttggtaaaaacattgattaaagattattttattgatttaaatgatttatgtttacagtttttaaaaatagtcccagtgattcctcatcagtgatagttccatggtgatggattcttctctgcctgttgcggtggattgaacatgaaactgtcctcattcagctctccttcttctctgagctctacggttcacacacctttaaaaagaaactaatgtcacaactttgaaccctgctgctatcatcaccaccgctcatggtttaagtttctttgtagagatcgctaacctaaagtttctcttgcctgctccgctccttgatcatattgatggacaggatccaatatgaaaacagacttagcctgctgatttagcatgctaaccgaagctaacgttttaccTCACCTCACCTATGGTGTGAACAAGCAGAAGCTCttttccgcggattgatttgacatgacgtgtgatcagtttgcctctggtgtcgctcatgttagtgaaagttagtaaccgctgtcaaggggttttgcaGTCAGCAGTCAGCATGATGCAGTCTGTGGTCTCCATTGCTGTTTAAAaatctgatggcggtgggcacaaaggagcaccTGACGTGTTCAGTCTTGCCCCGTGGTGGGATAATACGTTGACTGAaggagctccccatcagccacagcttaTCATGgtgagggtgagaggggttgtccaggatggctcgcagtttgtcccttatcctcctctcagccacggACTCCACACTGTCCAGTTCTAGTCCagccacagagcgggccttctttaccagcttgttgagcttgttgGCCTCACCTGTCTTGATGCCTCCCCCCcaagcacgccacagcaaagaacagagcactggccaccataGACAGTTAGAAGGTCTTTAGAAGCtcgctgcagacactgaaggatcTGAGTCTCCttaggaagaacagtctgctctgtcctaTCATGTAgaacaggggttctcaaacttttcagccagtgacccccaaaatataggtgccaaagacttgcgacccaaactgtccctcaaagtgataaaTTGTTTCACTTCTTTGAGCTGGTCTGAAGAAAATTAgtctacctacatgcacatatgactgtttcctgtgctgctgtgaatcaaCCTGCTGTTACTgatgtttttgttaattaattgccaactaaccctaaccataaccttaACCTTAGGAGTAATCTTGCAacaaaagtgcatttttaatATATGGGTAAAATCTGCAATTTTTGATTACTGAAACCAAATATAAATTctggttttcagaggaccataaagacaacatgaatggggagaggaggaggagaatccttgattcagtaattacagcgtgaaaacctcggtcacatgactccagctgtcaagcggtcctgctctgtgttgcGTTCCGAAAATGCAACCAGGGGGTCATGACCCATACTTTGATAACCACAGCTGTAAATGGCATCAGTGgtggtggaccagtccagtttgttgttgatttggaccccaaggtacttgtatgagtccaccctctccacttcctccccctggatgaggactggggctggGGGGCTTCTGTATCCTTTAAGGGTAAACCCCTGAGTTTTATGACTCCATTACTTCTCTGTAATTCCTGACATACAGCTTTAAGTGTGCTGCGTGGAGAGAATATTATGATCTGCTTGTGTCACTATACCACTGGGATATCAGGCGAGGATAATTTTGACACACCGATCCCTACAAAGTATATCTGCCAGCTTGTGTTGGCAGAACACTTGAAGATGAGGCCAAGTTTTTATGAAACAGGAAGCAAAGCTGCAAACAATTCACCGGAGCCCGATTCACACTAACATAAACATCCCCAAAATACCCtgggtgagctgcatgtgtgaacgcaaacatCCACATTTCTCACCCTGACTTTACCTAAATTGGTCCTGCCGGTACAATTTCAGGGCAAAGTCAGGGTGAGCTCGTAGGACTATGCAGGAGGAAATCTTCTGGGATATTCACTGTGAACAAGTGGGCAGGGGTGGATGTTTATAACATGCAGCCAAGTGTTCTGTCTACTTCTCCTGCTTGGTCGAAAAACAAGACTAAGTGTTAACTGATGATAGAGGCTGTGTTTGCTGAGGCtgtgtttatgaatgtttaTTGATCACAAACCAGGCGGTGTGTACTGTAAGAATAAATCAAGCATGTTTCATACCCTAATATGAAATTTAATCAAAGATCTCACGAGACTTCATATCACACAACTACTTTCTCCATGTGCATCATCAGAGCAAGAGGAGCATGTTTTGATACTCTTTTACTAAATCCTTTAATTAGATTTCAGAAGAGGTGATGGACTGATATCCTCAATCAGATAAAA
This window contains:
- the znf831 gene encoding zinc finger protein 831 → METGKPGLANALVHSNSVAAQTERRMDIQAPLTAVYIHTGPSLPAQPYPQPPATTHSPATLHLAMPPLYSKETLPFLTFHIAGGLQAQPGLSLAAAAPAVKPKSAGKHMCPHCGRDCMKPSVLEKHLRCHTGERPYPCTTCGVSFKTQSNLYKHRRTQAHARLWSESEQSSLSSLDSSRETCTSSLSLDERNDGSGSTEKKAAEITCLTAQVCSEQTQGSVSARTELTPVGHQTDSNPSTTITPKEENQRRENEKPPLTASRHLTLQRQEATLFSKQWESSVSRGKSQSHESTDSGFSESSDHYPSPGSVLPEHSMDSLTESTKEHLEETSDTQIQSKPGQGGQEPNDSSRKQEQKMLEERISKLISENSAVVEDKQLEHVRPRKTVLSKQGSIDLPMPYTYKDSFHFDMRISKTPNVGLQGNRNHGLYSSVPTQRSNTMDHAPLTRSNSLPFSVTLLQPENSSQASSYQSDYVTLIRRGSSGQINPAGFAMKPVNQQSSTHRPLVRQTAVDCNHATDGLFMNSSVEEAYTGSLSCDGDGGDICGEPSNRKFRRKKAQKFAYNKWYMYGGGTFRKLYNAEKGGDEGVVKGRKCLTHPEQEVIQGLQKRLSAVNKETKPATESTVNFTSATVCHPGGPPAKVSLVSALDFNQKHNKLPSSCSSLKTPLQRNLSLSVLPLPPIGSLVSHKIDSISRAEAERLFNVDKHTDSSSKLSGAAAPSDRKKQKTDDKIICPLEMETDPNMLTHPPPSVTGSAAQQDTNLTYISLQQNQKHTQLKGVLFQPCIINANAPSAHTSPATSTHSPAKTSFLPKYQLKLPSTAEPDSDPSPRVVDHPTGADGVHFTSAPSSHAERATHSVTTSVKKCSSHPVASPLTQNSDIQKLYSTSSTPGQLILPCRASHLCQAETSRLKYVTSSVAVAHRQFAETTTTTTCLRDNPARLCSTLVQPTKPAGASESMHSTRSAPSMLTNSPVTATITTANSQISTAAITALPQPRQPDHKPALSHTQLCPLSDPSGPITGSNTPVVPCHIVPLDQSQSAAQNVFHVHTADLQICLQIISDEQLALMEPQIERQVASAPEVIQSEAQSPGSSRVERDHQQSGFGQDSHQSKPLPVDTVKSQLSVQSVETESKLTELSNSTHAGALAESKPPKAPDSSQNPRNYIPVNTVTETQSSTGNVMSTAASHVGVKSGRSQTSQKEHDLSLNCCGEGQLSPDIRVSQGGLFSQQLSGQHNLSVTSLSHSTANQKSLKSGILEKEIQQTCIWNVDTGNTAAHTNSSLESESQQLPQDVLAQASTAASVTEHSGSVLTFSVNKCKTSIQLNPQASVHFSDPVESTLPVAESSSKHAILGCERVGPPEKMSLTESKNVISSAQCGTIPSNTKTETLRDNQAVLTGIQSPPEELMEGAPLTGSAAMEGSHTRGQGEASASTDERLQQREEAEETKQRCLKEQGVMEEDERGVIEKDEQEEEQGEAEADPRYTCLRESTTPEKGNRKVEEDSFRDSSLTKQHPQDLSQTHSGMSEYPSPHAQRASSVSNDFNLPASCSQTRPLSYPQLPLDTNNFYFSQQHWDSNAIHNLQTQNVCKSNSRQHIKAQVQFMDTQDALSQSETHLPQSQTFSQQDQKQGNTTAGNTTEVSCCSQLTPESHKSSTTSSSTQPSQECVSAQVSRATAGLTVDTQVSHNNVLDSNTAHPVTHPEDYTALQDHMSQSSHCERSDSTNKYQSFFLAGQIHGYQPECVTGGVRPVQSCQDYTEDTSSSDDEGKLIIEL